A genome region from Triticum aestivum cultivar Chinese Spring chromosome 2B, IWGSC CS RefSeq v2.1, whole genome shotgun sequence includes the following:
- the LOC542839 gene encoding chitinase 5, translating to MAKSPMAILALGLAALVLSGAGLVAAQNCGCQPNECCSKYGYCGTDDRYCGQDCRSGPCTASGGGSGDPVESVVTDAFFDGIKSQAADEGCPGKSFYTRQFFLDGAQANPDFGKGSTSDDGKREIAAFFAHFIHETGHMCSIEENGGASKDYCDETNTQWPCTPGKAYYGRGPLQLSWNYNYGAAGESTGFDGLNSPDTVAQDQALTFKAAFWFWMTNVHQAVPQGFGETTRKINGDVECDGKRPDLVSARAGYYTEYCKQFNVDPGNNLTC from the exons ATGGCGAAGTCCCCCATGGCGATCTTGGCTCTCGGGCTAGCAGCACTAGTCCTATCTGGCGCCGGACTGGTGGCGGCGCAGAACTGCGGCTGCCAGCCGAACGAGTGCTGCAGCAAGTACGGTTATTGCGGGACCGATGACAGGTACTGCGGACAAGATTGTCGGTCGGGCCCGtgcacggcgagcggcggcgggagcGGCGATCCCGTGGAGAGCGTCGTCACCGATGCGTTCTTCGACGGGATCAAGTCCCAGGCAGCCGACGAGGGGTGCCCCGGCAAGAGCTTTTACACGCGCCAGTTTTTCCTGGACGGCGCCCAGGCGAACCCCGACTTCGGGAAAGGCAGCACCAGCGACGACGGCAAGAGGGAGATAGCCGCCTTCTTCGCTCACTTCATCCACGAGACTGGGC ACATGTGCTCCATCGAGGAGAACGGAGGGGCGAGCAAGGATTACTGCGACGAGACGAACACGCAATGGCCGTGTACCCCGGGGAAGGCGTACTACGGGCGCGGGCCGCTGCAGCTGTCGTGGAACTACAACTACGGGGCGGCCGGGGAGAGCACCGGGTTCGACGGGCTCAACAGCCCGGACACGGTGGCGCAGGACCAGGCGTTAACGTTCAAGGCGGCGTTCTGGTTCTGGATGACCAACGTGCACCAGGCCGTGCCGCAGGGGTTCGGCGAGACGACCAGGAAAATCAACGGCGACGTGGAGTGCGACGGAAAGAGGCCAGACTTGGTGAGCGCGCGGGCGGGCTACTACACGGAGTACTGCAAGCAGTTCAACGTCGACCCAGGGAACAACCTCACTTGCTAG